In Streptomyces nodosus, one DNA window encodes the following:
- a CDS encoding TDT family transporter, with the protein MVTAAPPRPAPLRTRRAAPVRYLGPNWYASVMGTAIVATAGAGLPESMGFPGQRPLCAAVWALSLVLLAVLLGARALHWIHHRDQARAHLLDPAMAPFYGCLAMALLAVGGGALTVGRDWIGAGPALALDTVLFTAGTVIGLAAAVAVPYLMVARHRIEPGQAAPVWLLPLVAPMVSAAQAPLLVPHLPAGQARETLLFAGFAMFGLSLLATLAMLPLILARLITTGPLPLPLTPTLFLVLGPLGQSTTAVAAAANAAPGVVPAPFDRGFGVFAVLYGIPTLGFALMWLALAVALVVRARRRGMGFAMTWWAFTFPVGTCVTGVEALARRTGLVVLDGLAVVLYLLLVSAWAAAAVGTGRGVVSGKLLAAPR; encoded by the coding sequence ATGGTCACCGCAGCCCCGCCCCGTCCTGCCCCTCTCCGTACCCGGCGCGCCGCCCCGGTCCGGTACCTGGGTCCGAACTGGTACGCCTCCGTGATGGGCACCGCGATCGTGGCGACGGCCGGTGCCGGACTGCCCGAGTCCATGGGCTTTCCCGGGCAACGGCCCCTCTGCGCGGCTGTCTGGGCGCTCTCCCTCGTCCTGCTCGCGGTGCTCCTCGGCGCCCGCGCCCTGCACTGGATCCACCACCGCGACCAGGCGCGCGCCCATCTCCTGGACCCTGCCATGGCCCCCTTCTACGGCTGTCTGGCCATGGCCCTGCTCGCCGTGGGCGGCGGCGCCCTGACCGTCGGCCGGGACTGGATCGGTGCGGGCCCGGCCCTCGCCCTGGACACCGTCCTGTTCACGGCGGGCACCGTGATCGGTCTCGCCGCCGCCGTCGCCGTGCCGTATCTGATGGTCGCCCGGCATCGCATCGAGCCGGGCCAGGCCGCCCCCGTCTGGCTGCTGCCGCTGGTCGCCCCCATGGTCTCCGCGGCCCAGGCCCCGCTGCTGGTCCCGCATCTGCCCGCAGGACAGGCCCGCGAGACCCTGCTGTTCGCCGGCTTCGCGATGTTCGGGCTGAGCCTGCTGGCCACCCTGGCGATGCTGCCGCTGATCCTCGCCCGGCTGATCACCACGGGCCCGCTGCCGCTGCCCCTGACCCCGACGCTGTTCCTGGTGCTCGGCCCGCTGGGTCAGTCCACGACCGCCGTGGCAGCGGCCGCGAACGCCGCGCCGGGAGTGGTCCCGGCCCCCTTCGACCGGGGCTTCGGGGTGTTCGCCGTGCTCTACGGGATCCCGACGCTGGGCTTCGCCCTGATGTGGCTGGCGCTGGCCGTCGCGCTGGTGGTGCGGGCCCGGCGGCGCGGCATGGGGTTCGCGATGACCTGGTGGGCGTTCACCTTCCCGGTCGGCACCTGTGTCACGGGCGTGGAGGCGCTGGCCCGGCGCACCGGGCTCGTGGTCCTCGACGGGCTCGCGGTCGTCCTGTATCTGCTGCTGGTCTCGGCCTGGGCCGCGGCCGCCGTGGGCACCGGCCGGGGAGTCGTCAGCGGCAAGCTGCTCGCAGCGCCTCGCTGA
- a CDS encoding helical backbone metal receptor yields MTRVVSLVPSLTEAVAASVPGALVGATDWCSHPADLDVVRIGGTKNPKVERIVGLAPDLVLANEEENRGPDLAALREAGLEVLVTEVRDVPQAFTELERVVTACGAPGSPRWLDRARAAWADLPVPAARTTAVVPVWRRPWMVLGRDTFAGDVLARLGVDHLYATHQERYPRIPLQELRAAAPDLVVLPDEPYRFTAEDGPEAFEGTPCALVSGRHLTWYGPSLAEAPRMISEALRAACR; encoded by the coding sequence ATGACGCGTGTCGTCTCGCTGGTGCCGTCGCTGACCGAGGCCGTGGCCGCGTCCGTGCCCGGGGCCCTGGTCGGCGCGACCGACTGGTGCAGTCATCCTGCGGACCTCGACGTCGTCCGGATCGGCGGCACCAAGAACCCGAAGGTGGAGCGGATCGTGGGGCTGGCCCCCGATCTGGTGCTCGCCAACGAGGAGGAGAACCGCGGGCCGGACCTCGCCGCGCTGCGCGAGGCGGGCCTGGAGGTCCTGGTCACCGAGGTGCGGGACGTACCCCAGGCCTTCACCGAACTGGAGCGGGTGGTCACCGCGTGCGGGGCGCCCGGCTCGCCGCGCTGGCTGGACCGGGCCCGCGCTGCCTGGGCGGACCTTCCGGTGCCCGCGGCCCGCACCACCGCCGTGGTCCCCGTCTGGCGGCGGCCCTGGATGGTGCTGGGCCGGGACACCTTCGCCGGGGACGTCCTGGCCCGGCTCGGTGTCGACCATCTCTACGCCACACACCAGGAGCGCTATCCCCGCATCCCTCTTCAGGAGCTGCGGGCGGCGGCACCCGACCTGGTGGTGCTGCCCGACGAGCCCTACCGCTTCACGGCCGAGGACGGCCCGGAGGCGTTCGAGGGGACGCCGTGCGCGCTGGTCAGCGGGCGCCATCTCACCTGGTACGGTCCCTCGCTCGCGGAGGCCCCCCGCATGATCAGCGAGGCGCTGCGAGCAGCTTGCCGCTGA